From a single Plasmodium coatneyi strain Hackeri chromosome 4, complete sequence genomic region:
- a CDS encoding Ribosomal protein S18, protein MRIELSKKRGPLLNEQAITPVEESKKRGRLSNKSIQFRLHSGSKNVKQATSNDAVKPLSATTLEDIKVSKETSSNALFDECLEEIYRKKKQVDKNSVEYDVSPVIEELSREEIKLTRDIFKRIDEKKKNISHLNYKDIYIDPYWNPFKEVTDMRREIVFEFSEYTKVATMVEVKKQRRSIKRSLKEQYRLYNPYSGEYSAHIGLDKDSNSGESIVCNDKSEKYWNPGVDRKKLLNLRCPFIWRHTHLLHHFIGENGLILPRKINFTTRKQQIQIFKAICVARRMALYPYDRKPEKDDLIPLMDPLQMLADELIHRYVEKNDLRAQAMLKVMINKYPSLNYYKYFCHESGETKSGEAQPGEAQHGEGQHREEPPGDPHISKMLRKYKENYYEGAMPPQGQTKQ, encoded by the exons ATGCGAATCGAACTATCGAAGAAGCGAGGACCCCTGCTGAACGAACAGGCGATAACGCCAGTCGAAGAATCGAAGAAGAGAGGACGCCTGTCGAACAAAAGCATACAGTTT CGACTCCACAGTGGAAGCAAGAATGTGAAGCAGGCCACGTCGAATGACGCGGTGAAGCCACTTAGTGCAACTACCCTGGAAGATATTAAGGTCTCCAAAGAAACGTCCAGCAACGCGCTATTCGACGAATGCCTAGAAGAAATctacaggaagaaaaagcaggTGGACAAAAACAGCGTGGAGTATGATGTGTCTCCAGTGATAGAAGAGCTAAGcagagaagaaataaaattgacTAGAGATATATTTAAAAGaattgatgaaaaaaaaaaaaacatatccCATTTGAATTAtaaggatatatatatagatccTTATTGGAATCCTTTCAAAGAAGTAACCGACATGAGGAGGGAAATCGTTTTTGAATTTAGTGAGTATACCAAAGTGGCTACCATGGTGGAGGTGAAAAAGCAAAGGCGCTCTATTAAGCGGTCCCTTAAGGAGCAGTACAGATTGTATAACCCCTACTCAGGGGAATATAGTGCCCACATCGGATTGGATAAGGATTCCAATTCGGGGGAATCAATTGTCTGTAATgacaaaagtgaaaagtaTTGGAACCCAGGGGTTGATAGAAAGAAATTACTTAATTTGAGGTGCCCCTTTATATGGAGACACACTCATTTGTTACACCACTTCATTGGAGAAAATGGTCTCATTTTACCacgtaaaataaatttcacCACGAGGAAGCAGCAaattcaaatttttaaagcCATTTGTGTAGCCCGTAGGATGGCTCTCTACCCCTACGATAGGAAACCTGAGAAGGACGACCTCATCCCCCTCATGGATCCCCTGCAGATGCTGGCCGATGAGTTGATTCATCGGTATGTAGAGAAGAACGACTTGCGAGCTCAGGCTATGCTAAAGGTTATGATTAATAAGTACCCCTCTTTAAACTATTACAAGTATTTCTGCCACGAGTCGGGGGAAACCAAGTCAGGGGAAGCACAACCAGGAGAAGCGCAACATGGGGAAGGGCAACATAGGGAGGAACCTCCTGGAGACCCCCACATTTCGAAGATGCTGCGCAAGTATAAGGAGAACTACTATGAGGGGGCAATGCCTCCACAAGGGCAAACGAAACAGTAA